GTGAGGAGAGTTGGGCCGCAAAGTGGTCCACCCCCCAATAACCGAAACCGAATCAATGGAGAAGTTCCGCCCTAACGTCTTCTTGATGGATCGTCGGAAATCGCGCCATCAACTCAAAATAAACTGGGAAAATTAGATTAAGCGGGTCCCGATTCTGACTTATGATAATCGCATCCGAACGGAAACAGGGAGAGTTGGACAAATGAAGAGCTATCGGAAGGAGCTTTGGTTCAATGCCCCCACAAGGCGGGCTTACATAAACATTACCGGGCAGGTGGAAGGATGCCTCAGGGAGAGTGGGATCAAAGAGGGGCTCATTCTCGTAAGCGCGATGCACATTACGGCGTCCGTTTTTATTAATGACGATGATTCCGGTCTTCATCACGACTTTGACGTTTGGCTTGAGAAACTTGCTCCTCACGAACCGGTCTCCCAGTACCGACACAATAACGGCGAAGATAATGCCGATGCCCATCTAAAGCGGTCAATCATGGGAAGGGAAACCGTTGTAGCCGTCACCAATGGGAAGTTGGATTTTGGTCCGTGGGAGCAAATATTTTACGGGGAATTCGACGGACGGCGACGGAAGCGCGTCTTGGTGAAGATCATCGGG
The Candidatus Deferrimicrobiaceae bacterium genome window above contains:
- a CDS encoding secondary thiamine-phosphate synthase enzyme YjbQ, encoding MKSYRKELWFNAPTRRAYINITGQVEGCLRESGIKEGLILVSAMHITASVFINDDDSGLHHDFDVWLEKLAPHEPVSQYRHNNGEDNADAHLKRSIMGRETVVAVTNGKLDFGPWEQIFYGEFDGRRRKRVLVKIIGE